A stretch of the Capsicum annuum cultivar UCD-10X-F1 chromosome 10, UCD10Xv1.1, whole genome shotgun sequence genome encodes the following:
- the LOC107843348 gene encoding proteinase inhibitor I-B: MDKLAHFVAFLLLASLFQPLTARELEIDVFQLDVSQSSCPGVKKDKWPELLGVPAGLARRTIQKENPKLTNVPSVLNGSPVTKDFRCDRVRLFVNVLDVVVQTPQVG; encoded by the exons ATGGATAAGTTAGCTCATTTTGTTGCTTTCTTGCTTCTTGCATCAC TATTTCAACCTCTCACTGCTCGAGAATTGGAAATTGATGTCTTCCAACTTGACGTTTCTCAGTCTAGTTGTCCAG GAGTGAAAAAGGACAAGTGGCCAGAACTTCTTGGGGTACCAGCTGGGTTAGCAAGACGAACAATTCAGAAGGAAAATCCAAAGCTAACAAATGTTCCAAGTGTACTGAATGGTTCTCCAGTTACAAAAGATTTTAGATGTGATCGAGTTCGTCTCTTTGTTAATGTCTTAGATGTTGTTGTACAAACTCCCCAAGTTGGTTGA